One stretch of Variovorax sp. 54 DNA includes these proteins:
- the gabT gene encoding 4-aminobutyrate--2-oxoglutarate transaminase, whose amino-acid sequence MLTQVTTNASLQARKNAACAQGIGTLTPHFTARADNAELWDVEGRRFVDFASGIATLATGHRHPRIVAAVRAQLDDFHHTCFHVTPYEEYVALCEQLNRVVPGPSAKKSALFTTGAEAIENAMKVARAATGRSGVVAFSGAFHGRTFMGMALTGKVAPYKAGFGPMPGDVWHVPFPAAPLGVTVDDSIAALDRLFKTDVDPQRVAAIVIELVQGEGGFYVAPPALMEHLRAECDRHGILLVVDEIQTGFGRTGKLFALEHYGIEADLVTTAKSLAGGFPLSALTGRAELMDATRVGSLGGTYAGNPLAVAAALETMRVIEDEGLVARARMLGERLTACLAALRTEVPRICDVRGLGAMVAVEFRDPHSGEPDAEFTKRVHAAGLERGLLLLTCGVHGNVVRFLFPLTIPEAVFEEGLGLLAESIRAANV is encoded by the coding sequence ATGCTCACCCAAGTCACGACCAATGCGAGCCTGCAGGCCCGCAAGAACGCCGCCTGCGCGCAGGGCATCGGCACGCTCACGCCGCACTTCACCGCCCGCGCCGACAACGCCGAGCTGTGGGACGTGGAAGGCCGGCGCTTTGTCGACTTTGCCAGCGGCATCGCCACGCTCGCCACCGGTCACCGCCACCCCCGCATCGTGGCGGCCGTGCGCGCGCAGCTCGACGACTTTCACCACACCTGCTTCCACGTCACGCCGTATGAGGAATACGTGGCGCTGTGCGAGCAGCTGAACCGCGTGGTGCCCGGCCCCAGCGCGAAGAAGAGCGCGCTCTTCACGACCGGCGCCGAGGCCATCGAGAACGCGATGAAAGTGGCGCGCGCCGCCACCGGCCGCAGCGGCGTGGTGGCGTTCTCGGGTGCGTTCCACGGGCGCACCTTCATGGGCATGGCGCTCACCGGCAAGGTCGCGCCGTACAAGGCGGGCTTCGGCCCGATGCCGGGCGACGTGTGGCACGTGCCGTTTCCGGCTGCGCCGCTGGGCGTGACGGTGGACGACAGCATCGCGGCGCTCGACCGGTTGTTCAAGACCGACGTCGATCCGCAGCGCGTGGCGGCGATCGTCATCGAGCTGGTGCAGGGCGAGGGCGGTTTCTACGTGGCGCCGCCCGCACTCATGGAACACCTGCGCGCGGAGTGCGACCGGCACGGCATCCTGCTGGTCGTCGACGAAATCCAGACCGGCTTCGGGCGCACCGGCAAGCTCTTTGCGCTGGAGCACTACGGCATCGAGGCCGACCTGGTGACGACGGCCAAGAGCCTGGCCGGCGGCTTTCCGCTGTCTGCGCTCACGGGGCGCGCCGAACTCATGGACGCCACGCGCGTCGGCAGCCTCGGCGGCACCTACGCGGGCAACCCGTTGGCGGTGGCGGCGGCGCTGGAGACGATGCGCGTGATCGAGGACGAAGGGCTGGTCGCACGCGCCCGCATGCTCGGCGAGCGGCTGACGGCGTGCCTCGCGGCACTGCGCACCGAGGTGCCGCGCATCTGCGACGTGCGTGGCCTGGGCGCGATGGTGGCGGTGGAGTTTCGCGATCCGCACAGCGGCGAGCCCGATGCCGAGTTCACGAAGCGCGTGCATGCGGCCGGGCTCGAGCGCGGCCTGCTGCTGCTGACCTGCGGCGTGCATGGCAACGTGGTGCGCTTCCTGTTCCCGCTCACCATTCCCGAGGCGGTTTTTGAAGAAGGGCTGGGCCTGCTGGCCGAATCGATTCGCGCGGCCAACGTCTGA
- a CDS encoding serine hydrolase domain-containing protein — protein sequence MTPQETTAPNAALADGWRDGFPTAGTAVQRPRERPIFQAPENRWAFSHLRELQPTRNVSRGTGPVSVLPRAERPELDTLAFTLPADGSRTDWRSALTTICADGAVVLHRGRIVYERYFGALDEHGQHMAMSVTKSVVGTVGAMLAAEGLLDENAEVRHYIPELATSAFGHATVRQVMDMTTGIDYSEDYADPDAGVWKHARAGQLLPRPAGYAGAEGYRQFLQTVQGQGTHGEAFAYRTVNTDVLGWLISRVAGQPLAQVLGERIWSRLGAEQDAAFVVDGQGAEFAGGGLCTGLRDLARLGEMMRLGGAFNGSQIVPEAVVADIRRGADPARFALAGYTRLAGWSYRNMWWVAHDARRTFTAQGIHGQALHIDPEAEMVVARFASHPLAANAHLPTSMHAFRALAEHLMRG from the coding sequence ATGACCCCCCAAGAAACGACGGCTCCCAACGCCGCGCTGGCCGACGGCTGGCGCGATGGTTTTCCCACGGCCGGCACGGCGGTGCAACGCCCGCGCGAACGCCCGATCTTCCAGGCCCCCGAGAACCGCTGGGCCTTTTCGCACCTGCGCGAGCTGCAGCCGACGCGCAACGTGTCGCGCGGCACCGGCCCGGTGTCGGTGCTGCCGCGCGCCGAGCGGCCCGAGCTCGACACGCTGGCCTTCACCTTGCCCGCCGATGGTTCGCGCACCGACTGGCGCAGCGCGCTCACAACGATCTGCGCCGACGGCGCGGTGGTGCTGCACCGCGGGCGCATCGTGTACGAGCGCTACTTCGGCGCGCTCGACGAACACGGGCAGCACATGGCGATGTCGGTCACCAAGTCGGTCGTCGGCACGGTCGGCGCGATGCTCGCGGCCGAGGGGTTGCTCGACGAAAACGCCGAGGTGCGGCACTACATCCCCGAGCTGGCGACGAGCGCCTTCGGCCACGCCACCGTGCGCCAGGTGATGGACATGACGACGGGCATCGACTACTCGGAGGACTACGCCGACCCCGACGCCGGCGTGTGGAAGCACGCGCGCGCCGGTCAGTTGCTGCCGCGCCCCGCGGGCTACGCGGGCGCCGAGGGCTACCGCCAGTTTCTGCAGACCGTGCAGGGGCAGGGCACGCACGGCGAAGCCTTTGCCTACCGCACCGTCAACACCGACGTGTTGGGCTGGCTCATCAGCCGCGTGGCGGGCCAGCCGCTGGCGCAGGTGCTGGGCGAGCGCATCTGGTCGCGCCTGGGCGCCGAACAGGACGCAGCCTTTGTCGTGGACGGGCAGGGCGCCGAGTTCGCGGGCGGCGGCCTGTGCACCGGCTTGCGCGACCTGGCGCGGTTGGGCGAAATGATGCGGCTCGGCGGCGCCTTCAACGGCTCGCAGATCGTGCCCGAGGCCGTGGTGGCCGACATCCGCCGCGGCGCCGATCCGGCGCGCTTTGCGCTCGCGGGCTACACGCGGCTGGCCGGCTGGAGCTACAGAAACATGTGGTGGGTGGCGCACGACGCGCGTCGCACCTTCACCGCGCAAGGCATCCACGGCCAGGCGCTGCACATCGACCCCGAGGCGGAGATGGTGGTGGCGCGTTTTGCCTCGCACCCGCTCGCTGCCAACGCGCACCTGCCGACCTCGATGCACGCCTTTCGCGCGCTGGCCGAGCACCTGATGCGCGGCTGA
- a CDS encoding GntR family transcriptional regulator — protein sequence MAPQQQIPMQTQMDNKSVPPLTQRVSRYILDQALAGGYENGRHMTETDLAGRLGISRTPVRAALRLLHERALLAHVPNRGYTLVADREALDRARREMPEDEEKTLYYRVLRDRLAGKLPTRVNELELAQTYGVPRPLLRNVMTTLLQDGVLRGRHYQRWEFTETLDSVESERESYRFRLVVECASLREPGFKVEHERLLACREQQQTLLTHASRHSWMEFFEANAQFHELLASASGNRFILDAVKQQNRLRRISDLSDYPLVNIDLLRKSCREHLQILDAVEENKLEVAAKHMHAHLSRASDILERRVMGDLDALGE from the coding sequence ATGGCCCCGCAGCAGCAGATCCCGATGCAGACGCAGATGGACAACAAGTCGGTCCCGCCGCTCACCCAGCGTGTGAGCCGCTACATCCTCGACCAGGCTTTGGCCGGCGGCTACGAGAACGGTCGCCACATGACCGAGACCGACCTCGCCGGCCGGCTCGGCATTTCGCGCACGCCGGTGCGCGCCGCGCTGCGCCTCTTGCACGAGCGTGCGCTGCTGGCGCATGTGCCCAACCGCGGCTACACGCTCGTAGCCGACCGCGAGGCGCTCGACCGTGCGCGCCGCGAGATGCCGGAAGACGAGGAGAAGACGCTCTACTACCGCGTGCTGCGCGACCGCCTCGCGGGCAAGCTGCCGACGCGCGTCAACGAACTCGAGCTGGCCCAGACCTACGGCGTGCCGCGCCCGCTGCTGCGCAACGTGATGACCACGCTGCTGCAGGACGGCGTGCTGCGCGGTCGCCACTACCAGCGCTGGGAGTTCACCGAAACCCTCGACTCGGTCGAGAGCGAGCGCGAGAGCTACCGCTTTCGGCTGGTGGTCGAATGCGCGTCGCTGCGCGAGCCCGGCTTCAAGGTCGAGCATGAGCGGCTGCTGGCCTGCCGCGAACAACAGCAGACCTTGCTCACGCACGCCTCGCGCCATTCGTGGATGGAATTCTTCGAGGCAAACGCGCAGTTCCACGAGCTGCTGGCCAGCGCCTCGGGCAACCGCTTCATCCTCGATGCGGTGAAGCAGCAGAACCGGCTGCGCCGCATCTCCGATCTGTCGGACTACCCGCTCGTGAACATCGACCTGCTGCGCAAGTCGTGCCGCGAGCACCTGCAGATCCTCGACGCGGTCGAAGAGAACAAGCTCGAAGTCGCCGCCAAGCACATGCACGCCCACCTGAGCCGTGCCAGCGACATCCTGGAGCGCCGCGTGATGGGCGACCTGGATGCGCTCGGCGAATGA
- a CDS encoding aspartate aminotransferase family protein — translation MASADTLTTPPGSLDAFWMPFTPNRKFKQAPRLIVGSEGLYYDLADGRRVLDAIAGLWCVNAGHRNPRVSAAMKAQIDVLDYASNFQIGHPAAFTLAQRLTQMAPAGMEHVFFTNSGSESVDTALKIAVAYHRARGDAGRYRLIGRERSYHGVGFGGISVGGIGRQRSTFGPLLNGVDHLPHTLDLARNAFSRGEPEHGIDKADALEALVSLHDASTIAAVIVEPVAGSTGVLPPPRGYLKRLREICDKHGILLIFDEVITGFGRVGSNFASDLFGVTPDLITTAKGLTNGAVPMGAVLMRGAVHDAFMQGSVSAVELSHGYTYSGHPLACAAALATLDAYTEDGLIARAAELSPYFEDGLHSLRGLPGVIDVRNVGLLAGVELQGWASGPGTHAQAVAQHCLDESGVLVRSVGDTIALSPPFTLERRHIDQIIDSLRAAIAQTAQATDTAA, via the coding sequence GTGGCTTCCGCCGATACCCTGACAACGCCACCCGGTTCGCTCGACGCGTTCTGGATGCCCTTCACGCCCAACCGCAAGTTCAAGCAAGCGCCGCGCCTCATCGTCGGCAGCGAGGGCCTGTACTACGACCTGGCCGACGGCCGCCGCGTGCTCGACGCCATCGCCGGCCTGTGGTGCGTGAACGCCGGGCACCGCAACCCGCGGGTCAGCGCGGCGATGAAGGCGCAGATCGACGTGCTCGACTACGCCTCCAATTTCCAGATCGGCCACCCCGCCGCCTTCACGCTGGCGCAGCGCCTCACGCAGATGGCGCCGGCCGGCATGGAGCACGTGTTCTTCACCAACTCGGGTTCGGAGTCGGTCGACACCGCGCTGAAGATCGCCGTGGCCTACCACCGGGCGCGCGGCGACGCGGGCCGCTACCGGCTCATCGGCCGCGAACGCTCGTACCACGGCGTGGGCTTCGGCGGCATCTCGGTGGGCGGCATCGGGCGCCAGCGCAGCACCTTCGGGCCGCTGCTCAACGGCGTGGACCACCTGCCGCACACGCTCGACCTGGCGCGCAACGCCTTCTCGCGCGGCGAGCCGGAGCACGGCATCGACAAGGCCGACGCGCTCGAGGCGCTGGTCTCGCTGCACGACGCCTCGACCATCGCCGCCGTGATCGTCGAGCCCGTGGCCGGCTCCACCGGCGTGCTGCCGCCGCCGCGCGGCTACCTGAAGCGCCTGCGCGAAATTTGCGACAAGCACGGCATCCTGCTGATCTTCGACGAGGTCATCACCGGCTTCGGGCGCGTGGGCAGCAACTTCGCGTCCGACCTGTTCGGCGTGACGCCCGACCTCATCACCACCGCCAAGGGCCTGACCAACGGCGCCGTGCCGATGGGCGCGGTGCTCATGCGCGGTGCGGTGCACGACGCCTTCATGCAGGGCAGCGTGAGCGCGGTCGAGCTCTCGCACGGCTACACCTACTCGGGCCATCCGCTGGCCTGCGCCGCCGCCCTGGCCACGCTCGACGCCTACACCGAAGACGGCCTCATCGCCCGCGCCGCCGAGCTGTCGCCCTACTTCGAAGACGGCCTGCACAGCCTGCGCGGCCTGCCGGGCGTGATCGACGTGCGCAACGTCGGCCTGCTGGCCGGCGTCGAGCTGCAGGGCTGGGCCTCGGGCCCCGGCACGCATGCGCAGGCGGTGGCGCAACATTGCCTGGACGAAAGCGGCGTGCTGGTGCGTTCGGTGGGCGACACCATCGCGCTGTCGCCGCCGTTCACGCTGGAGCGCCGGCACATCGACCAGATCATCGACAGCCTGCGCGCCGCCATCGCGCAGACCGCACAAGCCACCGACACGGCAGCCTGA
- a CDS encoding C45 family autoproteolytic acyltransferase/hydolase — translation MDIESFPLYDIEGDAQQRGRQYGRAAGDRIDLSLRTYRAAFERVGLSWERTRVLARRFMPMVEAFDAGMLREIEGVAEGAGVPAEDIVALNARSEMLYAFQQLEATEPPDGCTGVVVMPSAARDGKLIHAQNWDWRVESLELGVVLRIQPDEGPAMLTFAEAGTLARAGLNSAGIAVTGNFIKADNDGKQQGVPLALIRRGILQSTLYANALGVVCRSARSISNNMIITHAEGEAVSLETCPEQVFWQQPEGGILVHANHFKTPAALARVVDRSLETTPDSLYRDRRVTEALHNKRAVGLLTEQDVLDALQDRFGAPRAVCRSPSAGPGGASSATVATIVMDPAARKMRIAPAPFKAHRFTEYSL, via the coding sequence ATGGACATCGAATCGTTCCCCCTCTACGACATCGAAGGCGACGCACAGCAGCGCGGGCGCCAGTACGGCCGCGCCGCCGGCGACCGCATCGACCTGAGCCTGCGCACCTACCGCGCTGCCTTCGAGCGCGTGGGCCTGAGCTGGGAGCGCACACGCGTGCTGGCACGCCGCTTCATGCCGATGGTCGAGGCCTTCGACGCCGGCATGCTGCGCGAGATCGAGGGCGTGGCCGAAGGCGCGGGCGTGCCGGCCGAAGACATCGTGGCGCTCAACGCGCGCAGCGAAATGCTCTACGCCTTCCAGCAGCTCGAAGCCACCGAGCCGCCCGACGGCTGCACCGGCGTGGTCGTCATGCCTTCGGCCGCGCGCGACGGCAAGCTCATCCACGCGCAGAACTGGGACTGGCGCGTCGAGAGCCTCGAACTCGGCGTGGTGCTGCGCATCCAGCCGGACGAAGGCCCGGCCATGCTCACCTTCGCCGAGGCCGGCACGCTGGCGCGCGCGGGGCTCAACAGCGCGGGCATCGCCGTCACCGGCAACTTCATCAAGGCCGACAACGACGGCAAGCAGCAAGGCGTGCCGCTGGCGCTGATCCGCCGCGGCATCCTGCAGTCGACGCTGTACGCCAACGCGCTGGGCGTGGTATGCCGCAGCGCGCGCTCGATCTCCAACAACATGATCATCACGCACGCCGAGGGCGAGGCCGTGAGCCTGGAGACCTGTCCCGAGCAGGTGTTCTGGCAGCAGCCAGAAGGCGGCATCCTGGTGCACGCCAACCACTTCAAGACCCCGGCGGCACTGGCGCGCGTGGTCGACCGCAGCCTGGAGACCACGCCCGATTCGCTCTACCGCGACCGCCGCGTGACCGAGGCGCTGCACAACAAGCGCGCAGTGGGCCTGCTCACCGAGCAGGACGTGCTCGACGCATTGCAAGACCGCTTCGGCGCACCGCGCGCCGTGTGCCGCAGCCCGAGCGCGGGCCCCGGCGGTGCCTCGTCGGCCACCGTGGCGACCATCGTCATGGACCCGGCGGCACGAAAGATGCGCATCGCGCCGGCGCCCTTCAAGGCGCACCGCTTCACCGAGTATTCCCTCTGA
- a CDS encoding ABC transporter substrate-binding protein: MNLPTPPSLPPAARAAAALALGLGLAASAAFAQAPVGAGQTMRIQINSDIRSTDPGGNRDDNTDNVLTHVVEGLVALREDTSVGPMLASKVDTSADGLTYTFTLRDGVKFQNGAVLTADDVVWSWQRYLKPTSGWRCLPEFDGKGMTKVLAVEAPTPKTVVFKIERPSALFLTMMARPDCGGAAIVHRSSLGADGQWKEPVGTGPYKIKEWKRGQYIELTRFDGYSARPEARDGLTGGKKAEIENLRFVVIPDSAAAKAALYSGGIDAFISPSPADVVEMRGRSDVRVDTTPVMTMVALLLQTTDPLLKDVRIRRALALALDTPEIAKSVTEGLSAVNNSVVPSSSPFYSAVQAGGYKRDITGAKKLLAEAGYRGQPIKLVANKRYEALYSAAVLVQAMASEAGINVELEVLDWATQLDRYTKGQYQSMAFIYSARIDPSLNYEMVSGDKAAQPRKVWDNAAAQTRLTESMVSRDKARRQVLFDELHKQMLQDVPMVVLFNASDATAMRKSVTGFKGWAPAKPRFWNVRLDARG, from the coding sequence ATGAACCTGCCCACGCCCCCGTCCCTCCCTCCCGCTGCGCGCGCCGCTGCCGCACTGGCCCTCGGCCTCGGCCTCGCTGCCAGCGCGGCCTTCGCCCAAGCGCCCGTCGGCGCCGGCCAGACGATGCGGATCCAGATCAACTCCGACATCCGCTCCACCGACCCCGGCGGCAACCGCGACGACAACACCGACAACGTGCTCACCCACGTGGTCGAAGGCCTGGTCGCGCTGCGCGAGGACACCTCGGTCGGCCCGATGCTCGCGAGCAAGGTCGACACCTCGGCCGACGGCCTGACCTACACCTTCACCCTGCGCGACGGCGTGAAGTTCCAGAACGGCGCGGTGCTCACCGCCGACGACGTGGTGTGGAGCTGGCAGCGCTACCTCAAGCCCACCAGCGGCTGGCGCTGCCTGCCCGAGTTCGACGGCAAGGGCATGACCAAGGTGCTCGCGGTGGAAGCGCCCACGCCGAAGACCGTGGTGTTCAAGATCGAGCGCCCGAGCGCGCTGTTTCTCACGATGATGGCGCGCCCCGACTGCGGCGGCGCCGCCATCGTGCACCGCAGCTCGCTCGGCGCCGACGGCCAGTGGAAGGAGCCCGTGGGCACCGGCCCCTACAAGATCAAGGAGTGGAAGCGCGGCCAGTACATCGAGCTCACGCGCTTCGACGGCTACAGCGCGCGCCCCGAAGCCCGCGACGGCCTCACCGGCGGCAAGAAGGCCGAGATCGAAAACCTGCGCTTCGTCGTCATTCCCGACTCGGCCGCGGCCAAGGCGGCGCTGTACAGCGGCGGCATCGACGCCTTCATCAGTCCCAGCCCCGCCGACGTCGTCGAGATGCGCGGGCGCAGCGACGTGCGCGTCGACACCACGCCGGTGATGACCATGGTGGCGCTGCTGCTGCAGACCACCGACCCGCTGCTGAAAGACGTGCGCATCCGCCGCGCCCTGGCACTGGCGCTCGACACGCCCGAGATCGCCAAGTCGGTCACCGAGGGCCTGTCGGCCGTCAACAACTCGGTCGTGCCCTCGTCCAGCCCGTTCTACAGCGCCGTGCAGGCCGGCGGCTACAAGCGCGACATCACCGGTGCCAAGAAGCTGCTGGCCGAAGCCGGCTACCGCGGCCAGCCGATCAAGCTCGTGGCCAACAAGCGCTACGAGGCGCTGTACTCGGCCGCCGTGCTGGTGCAGGCCATGGCCTCCGAGGCCGGCATCAACGTCGAACTCGAAGTGCTCGACTGGGCCACGCAGCTCGACCGCTACACCAAGGGCCAGTACCAGAGCATGGCCTTCATCTACTCGGCGCGCATCGACCCTTCGCTCAACTACGAGATGGTGTCCGGTGACAAGGCCGCGCAGCCGCGCAAGGTGTGGGACAACGCCGCCGCGCAGACCCGGCTCACCGAGAGCATGGTCTCGCGCGACAAGGCGCGCCGCCAGGTGCTGTTCGACGAACTGCACAAGCAGATGCTGCAGGACGTGCCGATGGTCGTGCTCTTCAACGCCAGCGACGCCACCGCCATGCGCAAGAGCGTGACCGGCTTCAAGGGCTGGGCGCCA